The following proteins are encoded in a genomic region of Fimbriimonadaceae bacterium:
- a CDS encoding O-methyltransferase — protein sequence MDKQTWDAVDAYFESTVVKADRKYDAINAATEAGGLPPIAVSACQGKQLYIFAKLVGARRILEIGTLGGYSSTWMASALPEDGELITLEHDPHHAEVARANLDAAGVGDKVTIKVGAALDSLPALTGPFDLVFIDADKRNIPTYLEATAKLTRPGGLIVIDNVVRGGQVVEAESGSPDVEGVRQAHRDLASRTDLVATSIQTVGKKGYDGFTLVWVPN from the coding sequence ATGGACAAGCAGACCTGGGACGCCGTCGACGCATACTTTGAGAGCACGGTCGTGAAAGCGGATCGGAAGTACGACGCCATCAACGCCGCGACCGAGGCCGGCGGTCTCCCGCCGATCGCCGTCTCGGCATGCCAGGGCAAACAGCTCTACATCTTCGCCAAGCTCGTCGGTGCCCGCAGGATCCTTGAGATCGGGACTCTGGGCGGGTACAGCTCGACATGGATGGCTTCGGCGCTTCCTGAGGACGGCGAGCTCATCACCCTGGAGCACGATCCCCACCACGCCGAGGTCGCCCGGGCCAATCTGGACGCGGCGGGAGTCGGCGACAAGGTCACGATCAAGGTGGGCGCCGCGCTGGACAGCCTGCCTGCCTTGACCGGACCCTTCGACCTTGTGTTCATCGACGCGGACAAACGAAACATCCCGACCTACCTTGAGGCTACTGCCAAGCTCACCCGACCGGGTGGTCTCATCGTCATCGACAATGTCGTGAGAGGCGGTCAAGTGGTCGAGGCAGAGTCTGGTTCACCGGACGTCGAGGGAGTACGTCAAGCTCACCGCGACCTCGCCAGCCGGACCGACCTGGTCGCGACATCGATCCAGACGGTCGGGAAGAAGGGGTACGACGGCTTTACCCTTGTCTGGGTGCCGAACTAA